A part of Streptomyces sp. NBC_01235 genomic DNA contains:
- a CDS encoding response regulator: MVQKAKILLVDDRPENLLALEAILSALDQTLVRASSGEEALKALLTDDFAVILLDVQMPGMDGFETAAHIKRRERTRDIPIIFLTAINHGPHHTFRGYAAGAVDYISKPFDPWVLRAKVSVFVELYMKNCQLREQAALLRLQLEGGGGKSAAGGGAKESAGLLAELSARLAAVEEQAEALSKQLDDESADAAAVATAAHLERKLTGLRRALDALEPGTGSGAASVPSQN; this comes from the coding sequence ATGGTGCAGAAGGCCAAGATCCTCCTGGTCGATGACCGGCCGGAGAATCTGCTGGCGCTGGAGGCGATCCTCTCTGCGCTCGATCAGACGCTGGTGCGGGCATCGTCCGGGGAAGAGGCGCTCAAAGCACTGCTGACGGACGACTTCGCGGTCATTCTGCTGGACGTCCAGATGCCGGGAATGGACGGCTTCGAGACGGCCGCGCACATCAAGCGGCGAGAGCGGACCAGGGACATCCCGATCATCTTCCTCACCGCGATCAACCACGGGCCGCACCACACCTTCCGCGGATACGCGGCGGGTGCGGTGGACTACATCTCCAAGCCGTTCGACCCGTGGGTGCTGCGTGCGAAGGTCTCGGTGTTCGTCGAGCTGTACATGAAGAACTGTCAGCTGCGCGAGCAGGCGGCGCTGCTGCGGTTGCAGTTGGAGGGCGGTGGCGGCAAGAGCGCCGCGGGCGGTGGCGCCAAGGAGTCGGCGGGGCTGCTCGCCGAGCTCTCCGCGCGGCTCGCGGCCGTCGAGGAGCAGGCGGAGGCGCTGTCCAAGCAGCTCGACGACGAGTCGGCGGACGCGGCGGCGGTGGCCACGGCGGCGCACCTGGAGCGCAAACTCACCGGTCTGCGCCGGGCGCTGGACGCCCTGGAGCCGGGCACCGGCAGCGGTGCGGCCTCGGTGCCGTCGCAGAACTGA